A genomic region of Diceros bicornis minor isolate mBicDic1 chromosome 39, mDicBic1.mat.cur, whole genome shotgun sequence contains the following coding sequences:
- the WTAP gene encoding pre-mRNA-splicing regulator WTAP isoform X1, translating into MTNEEPLPKKVRLSETDFKVMARDELILRWKQYEAYVQALEGKYTDLNSNDVTGLRESEEKLKQQQQESARRENILVMRLATKEQEMQECTTQIQYLKQVQQPSVAQLRSTMVDPAINLFFLKMKGELEQTKDKLEQAQNELSAWKFTPDSQTGKKLMAKCRMLIQENQELGRQLSQGRIAQLEAELALQKKYSEELKSSQDELNDFIIQLDEEVEGMQSTILVLQQQLKETRQQLAQYQQQQSQAPAPSTSRTTSSECVGQAEPTGKDCSRLANGPSNGSSSRQRTSGSGFHREGETTEDDFPSSPGNGNKASSASEERTGRGGSSYVNQLSAGYESVDSPTGSENSLTHHSNDTDSNHDPQEEKPVSGKGNRTSGSRHVQNGLDSSVNVQGSVL; encoded by the exons GTGGAAACAGTATGAAGCCTACGTGCAAGCTTTGGAGGGCAAGTACACAGATCTTAACT CTAATGATGTAACTGGCTTAAGGGAGTCTGAAGAAAAACTAAAGCAGCAACAGCAAGAGTCTGCACGCAGGGAAAACATCCTTGTAATGCGACTAGCAACCAAGGAGCAAGAGATGCAAGAGTGTACT ACTCAAATTCAGTACCTCAAGCAAGTCCAGCAGCCTAGCGTTGCCCAACTGAGATCAACAATGGTAGACCCAGCCATCAACTTGTTTTTCCTAAAAATGAAAGGTGAACTGGAACAGACTAAAGACAAACTGGAACAAGCCCAAAATGAACTGAGTGCCTGGAAGTTTACGCCTGATAG CCAAACAGGCAAAAAGTTAATGGCGAAGTGTCGAATGCTTATCCAGGAGAATCAAGAGCTTGGAAGGCAGCTGTCCCAGGGACGTATTGCACAACTTGAAGCAGAGTTGGCTTTACAGAAGAAATATAGTGAGGAGCTTAAAAGCAGTCAGGATG AGCTGAATGACTTCATCATTCAACTTGACGAAGAAGTAGAGGGTATGCAGAGTACCATTCTAGTTCTTCAGCAGCAACTGAAGGAGACACGCCAGCAGTTGGCTCAGTACCAACAGCAGCAGTCTCAAGCCCCAGCCCCAAGTACCAGCAGGACTACATCTTCTGAGTGCGTAGGACAGGCAGAGCCCACAGGTAAAGACTGCAGTCGTCTGGCCAACGGACCAAGTAATGGCAGTTCCTCCCGGCAGAGGACGTCTGGGTCTGGATTTCACAGGGAGGGGGAGACAACCGAAGATGACTTTCCTTCTTCTCCGGGGAATGGTAATAAGGCCTCCAGCGCCTCGGAGGAGAGAACTGGCAGAGGAGGTAGTAGTTACGTAAACCAACTCAGTGCGGGGTATGAAAGTGTAGACTCTCCCACGGGCAGTGAAAACTCTCTCACACACCACTCAAATGACACAGACTCCAATCACGACCCTCAAGAGGAGAAACCAGTGAGTGGGAAAGGTAACCGAACTTCGGGTTCCCGCCATGTGCAGAATGGCTTGGACTCAAGTGTAAATGTACAGGGTTcagttttgtaa